A genomic segment from Glycine soja cultivar W05 chromosome 18, ASM419377v2, whole genome shotgun sequence encodes:
- the LOC114396241 gene encoding disease resistance protein RPM1-like has translation MEKLQEIAASLAVDYLLPPLKKAVNSVMEVPKDVAEMKDKLDGIQAIIHDVDKMAAAEEGNSHDGLKAKVKQLVETSFCMEDIVDEYMIHEEKQLGDDPGCAALPCTAIDFVKTTASRLQFAYMNEDVKSEFRGIKERNGSKDNSQIQSSGGNQNIPFDNLRMAPLYLKEAEVVGFDGPRDTLEKWLKEGRKKRTVISVVGMGGLGKTTLAKKVFDKVRNHFTLHAWITVSQSYTIEGLLRDMLLKFVEEEKRVDHSSMDKKSLIDQVRKHLHHKRYVVVFDDVWNTPFWQEMEFALIDDENGSRILITTRNQDVVNSCKRSAVIKVHELQPLTLEKSLELFYTKAFGSDFDGHCPSNLKDISTEIVKKCQGLPLAIVVIGGLLFDEKREILKWQRFYQNLSSELGKNPSLSPVKKILNFSYHDLPYNLKPCFLYFGIYPEDYEVERGRLIPQWIAEGFVKSEATKTLEEVAEKYLNELIKRSLVQVSSFTKVGKIKGCRVHDLLHEIIREKNEDLRFCHSASERENLPRRGMIRRLTIASGSNNLMGSVVNSNIRSLHVFSDEELSESSVKRMPTKYRLLRVLHFEGDSLYNYVPLTENFQDLSLLTYLSLKNSKIENLPKSIGLLHNLETLDLRQSVVRMMPREFYKLKKLRHLLAHDRLFGLFGGLQMEGGIGVLTSLQTLRDMDADHDAEEVMKELERLTQLRVLGLTNVREEFTSSLCSLINKLQHLEKLYINAKYILGVNDLQFDVCAPVLQKVRIVGVLVEFPNWVAKLQNLVTLSLLHTRLTVDPLPLLKDLPNLSSLCLLKFSYIGEILQFPNRGFQNLNQILLNHLIGLKSIVIEDGALPSLEKLKLVDIPRLKKVPSGLSKLPKLEVFHMICQMNLRKTFISTEDDVNGE, from the coding sequence ATGGAGAAGTTGCAGGAAATTGCAGCATCCTTGGCTGTTGATTATTTGCTTCCACCCTTGAAGAAAGCTGTGAACTCAGTCATGGAGGTTCCAAAAGATGTTGCAGAGATGAAAGACAAACTTGATGGGATTCAAGCCATCATTCATGATGTAGATAAGATGGCAGCAGCTGAAGAAGGCAACTCACATGATGGTCTCAAAGCAAAGGTGAAGCAGCTGGTGGAAACATCTTTTTGCATGGAAGATAtcgttgatgaatacatgatccATGAGGAAAAGCAACTTGGTGATGATCCTGGATGTGCAGCTTTACCTTGTACGGCTATTGATTTTGTCAAAACTACGGCCTCTCGTCTTCAATTTGCATACATGAACGAGGACGTGAAATCCGAATTTCGTGGAATCAAGGAGAGGAATGGAAGTAAAGATAACTCCCAAATCCAATCTTCTGGAGGAAACCAAAACATCCCGTTCGATAACCTTCGAATGGCTCCTCTGTATCTTAAGGAGGCTGAGGTTGTGGGCTTTGACGGCCCTAGAGATACATTGGAAAAGTGGTTGAAAGAGGGGCGAAAAAAGCGCACTGTAATCTCTGTGGTAGGAATGGGAGGACTCGGAAAAACTACTCTTGCCAAGAAAGTTTTTGACAAAGTCCGAAATCATTTCACTCTCCATGCATGGATCACAGTGTCTCAATCCTACACCATAGAAGGACTGTTGAGGGATATGTTGCTCAAGTttgtagaagaagaaaaaagagtggATCATTCTTCAATGGATAAAAAATCATTGATAGATCAAGTGAGAAAGCACTTGCACCACAAGAggtatgttgttgtgtttgatgaCGTGTGGAATACTCCTTTTTGGCAAGAAATGGAGTTTGCTTTAATTGATGATGAAAATGGAAGTAGGATATTAATCACAACCAGAAATCAGGATGTTGTTAATTCCTGTAAGAGATCTGCTGTTATTAAAGTGCATGAGCTGCAACCTTTAACTCTTGAAAAATCATTGGAATTGTTTTATACAAAGGCATTTGGATCTGACTTTGATGGACATTGTCCAAGCAATCTTAAGGACATATCCACAGAAATTGTTAAAAAGTGTCAAGGTTTACCACTAGCAATTGTTGTCATTGGTGGTCTTTTATTCGACGAAAAAAGAGAAATTCTTAAATGGCAGAGGTTTTATCAGAATCTAAGTTCTGAACTAGGGAAAAATCCCAGTTTATCTCCTGTcaaaaagattttgaatttcagtTATCATGATTTGCCTTACAATCTCAAACCATGCTTCTTGTATTTCGGAATATATCCAGAAGATTACGAAGTTGAACGTGGGAGACTGATTCCTCAATGGATAGCTGAGGGATTCGTCAAATCTGAAGCAACAAAAACTTTAGAGGAAGTggcagaaaaatatttaaatgagttAATCAAAAGAAGTTTGGTTCAAGTATCTTCATTTACCAAGGTTGGAAAAATTAAAGGCTGTCGTGTTCATGACCTACTACATGAAATTATCCGTGAGAAAAATGAAGATTTAAGGTTTTGCCATTCTGCCAGTGAGCGTGAGAACTTGCCAAGAAGAGGAATGATTCGTCGCCTAACAATAGCATCCGGTTCCAACAATTTGATGGGAAGTGTTGTAAACTCAAACATTCGATCACTTCATGTTTTTAGTGATGAAGAATTATCAGAATCCTCGGTGAAGAGAATGCCTACAAAGTACAGGTTATTAAGGGTACTTCATTTTGAAGGCGATTCACTGTATAATTATGTTCCGCTCACAGAAAATTTTCAGGATTTATCCCTTTTGACGTACTTAAGCTTGAAGAATTCAAAGATAGAAAATCTTCCAAAATCAATAGGCTTGTTGCACAACCTAGAAACATTGGATCTAAGACAGTCTGTTGTGCGTATGATGCCAAGAGAGTTCTACAAGCTTAAAAAGTTAAGGCATCTTCTAGCTCATGATAGGTTGTTTGGGTTATTTGGTGGGCTTCAAATGGAGGGTGGCATTGGAGTTCTAACGTCCCTACAAACACTACGTGACATGGATGCAGACCATGATGCAGAAGAAGTAATGAAAGAGTTGGAAAGACTTACACAATTAAGGGTGTTGGGCTTGACCAATGTTCGTGAAGAATTCACAAGTTCTCTGTGCTCCTTGATAAACAAGTTGCAACACCTGGAGAAGCTATACATTAATGCAAAATATATACTTGGGGTCAATGATTTGCAATTTGATGTATGTGCACCTGTACTTCAGAAGGTTCGCATTGTAGGGGTGTTAGTGGAGTTCCCAAACTGGGTTGCCAAGCTCCAAAATCTTGTTACGTTGTCCTTGTTGCATACCCGTTTGACTGTTGATCCATTGCCACTACTTAAAGATCTACCAAATTTGTCCTCCCTCTGTCTCCTCAAGTTTTCATACATTGGTGAAATTTTACAGTTCCCAAACAGGGGATTTCAAAACCTAAATCAAATACTACTGAATCACTTGATTGGTTTGAAATCCATCGTTATTGAAGATGGAGCATTGCCTTCTCTCGAAAAGTTAAAGTTAGTTGATATTCCCCGACTGAAGAAGGTGCCTTCTGGTCTCAGCAAGTTACCAAAGCTCGAGGTTTTCCACATGATATGTCAGATGAATTTAAGGAAAACTTTCATCTCAACAGAGGACGACGTCAATGGAGAATAG